One genomic region from Anopheles bellator chromosome 2, idAnoBellAS_SP24_06.2, whole genome shotgun sequence encodes:
- the LOC131208055 gene encoding phenoloxidase-activating factor 3-like, with translation MRKVPGMCQPNVKLPAAAIRRCEETQRCVQISLCGQYLHYVHEPPKNWPPSVRQAALERLCDTQVSVNGSKIYYICCETGEVICGVSRVQLIAFGQQARAYAFPWMVLLESTVSEELPCGGSLINDRHVLTAAHCVKARQIVGIRVGVHDLNLDRYCDDERVSFKTDDYSDEKDPNGGTDGGDKTEDDYFSSCGPPTQRIPVETISIHPKYSPRSKRNDLAIVRLQYPAVIGYSVIPICLPVTNELRAYRPSDSFVTGWGLTEEGERSAVLRYAILPTVPAPDCALIIKELDRMIVLDDEGHLCAGGNSKAAHCHGDSGGPLQYISGSRHFVLQGVVSFGLNTCGTKVAPGVFANVSNFIDWIVEEGRVEL, from the exons ATGCGTAAGGTACCCGGTATGTGTCAACCTAATGTGAAACTTCCGGCAGCGGCCATCCGCAGATGCGAAGAGACGCAACGATGTGTGCAAATTTCACTGTGCGGTCAGTATCTTCACTACGTCCACGAGCCACCGAAGAACTGGCCCCCGAGTGTGCGCCAGGCAGCCCTCGAGCGGCTTTGTGATACTCAAGTGTCCGTCAATGGTTCTAAG ATTTATTACATCTGTTGCGAGACGGGAGAAGTCATCTGCGGCGTATCGCGGGTGCAGCTGATTGCCTTCGGACAACAGGCCAGAGCATATGCGTTCCCGTGGATGGTGCTGCTTGAGTCAACCGTCAGCGAAGAGCTTCCCTGCGGTGGCAGTCTTATTAACGATCGCCACGTCCTGACGGCGGCACACTGCGTGAAGGCGCGCCAGAT TGTCGGTATACGCGTGGGGGTGCATGATCTCAATCTCGATCGGTACTGTGACGATGAGCGTGTCAGCTTCAAAACTGATGACTACAGCGACGAGAAGGACCCGAACGGCGGCACGGACGGTGGGGACAAGACCGAAGATGACTACTTCAGCAGCTGTGGGCCACCGACTCAGCGCATTCCCGTCGAAACGATAAGCATCCATCCCAAGTATAGTCCACGGTCGAAGCGCAACGACTTGGCGATCGTTCGGCTACAGTATCCTGCCGTCATCGGGTACA GCGTTATTCCGATCTGCCTCCCGGTGACTAACGAACTGCGAGCATACCGCCCATCGGACTCTTTCGTGACCGGCTGGGGCCTAACGGAAGAGGGTGAACGGTCCGCTGTGCTGCGCTACGCTATCTTACCGACCGTGCCCGCGCCGGATTGTGCCTTGATCATCAAGGAACTTGATCGAATGATTGTGCTGGACGACGAAGGGCACTTGTGTGCGGGGGGAAATAGCAAAGCGGCCCACTGCCACGgcgattccggtggcccgttGCAGTACATTTCCGGCTCGCGGCACTTCGTGCTGCAGGGTGTGGTATCGTTCGGCTTGAATACGTGTGGCACCAAGGTGGCACCGGGCGTGTTTGCTAATGTTAGCAACTTTATCGACTGGATCGTGGAGGAAGGCAGAGTGGAGTTGTGA